The following proteins are encoded in a genomic region of Lachnospiraceae bacterium KM106-2:
- a CDS encoding esterase/lipase has protein sequence MRNKKMLALLLTGTIIAGTLTACSKADDKTTTMQEASQVMNMDLSSYSSKWSYNETYQAYVLENVVYCANPVDSTLQSMNIYVPAAYMNQDGSIKEDGSVKNSNGVTYTASNAPIVYSNGVWGYSEAKPGTIDDTTAEYVQSGYILVCVGSRGKESVNADGTYTGKAPEGLVDLKAGIRYLKSNNSKMAGDANKIISVGLSAGGAMSALLGTTGNSEDYNSYLEEIGAVMSETDDIYGTMAYCPITNLENSDITYEWMFSSDKDYSGNAGVNRRQNSNDSSNSGSSDKKGNMANGASSNKGAMANSNLTDEEKQAMRGNRNNGGSATAEETALNAFQLQLSSDLASMYPSYINSLNLGLTLGDDGRSGTYYESMMKVLSDALNSYLKSNYKTAKEKTDYIATLNEKGEWVNWDEKTETASITDLDKFVTNYLGRAKAVPGFDAIDSSAQENKLFGTDSTDLGHFSTSLAETLTKNDYSSLDGYDASAVSSFSSVLSDTELQERVALMNPFNYIGTKKESTISPYFRIRVGTQDADSAFATAFNLATALENQNIDVDYEMLWGQGHRVMETSGEFVKWIDEICNQK, from the coding sequence ATGAGAAATAAAAAAATGCTGGCGTTATTATTAACCGGTACGATAATTGCAGGAACATTAACCGCTTGTTCGAAAGCTGATGATAAAACAACGACAATGCAGGAGGCGTCCCAGGTTATGAATATGGATTTATCCAGTTATTCATCAAAATGGTCGTATAATGAAACATATCAGGCTTATGTACTTGAAAATGTTGTATATTGTGCAAATCCAGTGGATTCAACATTACAGAGTATGAATATCTATGTTCCTGCGGCATATATGAACCAAGACGGTTCTATCAAGGAAGATGGCAGTGTGAAGAATAGCAATGGGGTTACTTATACAGCAAGTAATGCACCGATTGTTTATTCCAATGGTGTATGGGGATATTCTGAGGCGAAGCCTGGAACGATCGATGATACGACAGCGGAATATGTGCAATCAGGATATATTTTAGTATGTGTGGGAAGTCGTGGGAAAGAGTCCGTAAATGCGGATGGAACTTATACCGGAAAAGCACCAGAAGGATTAGTTGACTTAAAAGCCGGAATTCGTTATTTAAAATCCAATAATAGTAAGATGGCAGGTGATGCAAATAAGATCATTTCTGTGGGACTAAGTGCTGGCGGCGCAATGAGTGCATTACTCGGTACAACGGGGAATAGCGAAGATTACAATTCCTACTTAGAAGAGATCGGTGCAGTCATGAGTGAAACAGATGATATTTATGGAACGATGGCGTATTGCCCGATTACGAACTTAGAGAATTCAGATATCACCTATGAGTGGATGTTTAGTAGTGATAAAGACTATTCTGGAAATGCTGGTGTTAATAGAAGACAGAATTCGAACGATTCGAGTAATTCTGGAAGTTCAGATAAGAAAGGCAACATGGCAAATGGAGCTTCCTCGAATAAAGGAGCTATGGCAAATAGTAATTTAACAGATGAAGAAAAACAGGCAATGCGAGGGAATCGTAATAATGGAGGTTCTGCCACAGCGGAAGAGACAGCGTTGAATGCATTCCAATTACAATTATCTTCGGATCTTGCTAGTATGTATCCATCTTATATAAATTCCTTGAATTTAGGTCTTACGCTTGGTGACGATGGAAGAAGCGGAACTTATTATGAATCCATGATGAAAGTATTAAGTGATGCTTTAAATAGTTACTTAAAGAGCAATTATAAGACTGCGAAAGAAAAGACAGACTATATTGCAACCCTTAATGAAAAAGGGGAATGGGTGAACTGGGATGAGAAGACAGAAACGGCTTCGATTACGGATCTTGATAAGTTTGTTACAAATTATCTAGGAAGAGCGAAAGCAGTTCCAGGATTTGATGCGATCGATTCTTCCGCACAGGAAAATAAATTATTTGGAACAGATAGTACAGATTTAGGACATTTTTCAACAAGCTTAGCAGAAACCTTAACGAAAAATGACTATTCTTCCTTAGATGGTTATGACGCATCAGCAGTTTCTTCTTTTAGTTCGGTACTCTCAGATACTGAATTACAAGAAAGAGTTGCATTAATGAATCCGTTTAACTATATCGGGACGAAAAAGGAAAGTACGATCTCCCCATATTTTAGAATTCGTGTAGGAACACAGGATGCAGATTCTGCATTTGCAACAGCATTTAATCTTGCGACGGCACTTGAGAATCAAAATATAGATGTGGATTACGAAATGCTTTGGGGACAAGGCCACCGTGTCATGGAGACATCGGGTGAGTTCGTTAAATGGATCGATGAGATCTGTAATCAGAAATAA
- a CDS encoding ribonuclease J2: MKEKNLIPASPVKIIPLGGLEKIGMNITAFEYEDSIIVVDCGISFPEDEMLGIDLVIPDVSYLIENRHKVKGFVITHGHEDHIGALPYILKDLNVPIYATKLTLGLIEIKLKEHKLLTKTKRKVVKHGQCINLGAFRIEFIKTNHSIADSAALAIFSPAGLIIHTGDFKIDYTPLFGETTNLTRFAEFGKKGVLALLCDSTNAAREGYTMSEQMVAKTFDTIFNENKKHRIIVATFASNVDRVQQIINTAHKFGRKVVVEGRSMVNVIQTASELGYLTLPDNTLIEIDQMKNYKDEQLVFIMTGSQGESMAALSRIAASTHRKIGIQPDDVIIFSSTPIPGNEKAVGKVVNELTFKGAKVIVQDTHVSGHACKEEIKLIYALTKPKYAVPIHGEYKHRMAQVGIAEEMGIPKDNIKVIQSGNVLELSDEKAEVVGQVPAECIYVDGLGIGDVGNIVIRDRQNLSENGLITVLVTLQKGTNEVLAGPDIVSRGFVYVRESEALMDGIRETVNQSLDNCLSQKKPKWSTIKTTIKDDLNDYLWKKMKRTPVILPIIVEV, from the coding sequence TTGAAAGAAAAAAACTTAATACCAGCGAGTCCAGTTAAAATAATACCATTAGGTGGATTAGAAAAGATAGGTATGAATATTACTGCCTTTGAATATGAGGATAGTATTATTGTTGTAGACTGTGGTATCTCATTTCCAGAAGATGAAATGCTTGGAATCGATTTAGTAATACCAGATGTCAGCTATTTAATCGAGAATCGACATAAGGTAAAAGGATTTGTGATCACACATGGACATGAGGATCATATTGGAGCCTTACCATATATTTTGAAGGATTTAAATGTGCCAATTTATGCAACCAAATTAACTTTAGGTCTTATCGAAATTAAGTTAAAAGAGCATAAATTATTAACAAAAACAAAAAGGAAAGTAGTAAAACATGGCCAATGTATTAATTTAGGAGCTTTCCGTATCGAATTTATCAAGACAAATCACAGTATTGCAGATTCTGCTGCATTAGCAATTTTCTCGCCAGCAGGATTGATCATTCATACTGGAGATTTTAAGATCGATTACACACCACTTTTTGGAGAAACAACCAATTTAACACGTTTTGCTGAGTTTGGTAAGAAGGGTGTTTTAGCACTTCTTTGCGATAGTACTAATGCAGCTCGTGAAGGTTATACGATGTCAGAACAAATGGTAGCCAAAACATTTGATACCATCTTTAATGAGAATAAGAAGCATAGAATTATCGTTGCAACGTTTGCATCTAATGTAGATCGTGTGCAGCAGATCATCAATACCGCTCATAAATTTGGAAGAAAAGTAGTTGTAGAAGGACGAAGCATGGTAAATGTCATTCAGACAGCTTCGGAACTTGGATATTTAACACTTCCAGACAATACGTTGATTGAAATCGATCAGATGAAGAATTATAAAGATGAGCAATTAGTATTCATCATGACAGGAAGCCAAGGAGAATCTATGGCAGCCTTATCTCGAATTGCAGCATCTACTCATAGAAAAATTGGAATTCAGCCAGATGACGTGATCATCTTTAGTTCCACTCCAATTCCAGGAAATGAAAAAGCAGTTGGAAAAGTAGTAAATGAACTTACTTTTAAAGGTGCTAAGGTAATCGTACAAGATACACATGTGTCTGGACATGCTTGTAAGGAAGAAATTAAGTTGATCTATGCATTAACAAAACCAAAGTATGCAGTACCAATTCATGGAGAATACAAACATCGTATGGCTCAGGTTGGAATTGCAGAAGAAATGGGAATACCAAAAGATAATATCAAAGTGATCCAATCAGGAAATGTATTAGAACTTTCTGATGAGAAAGCAGAAGTAGTTGGACAAGTACCAGCAGAATGTATCTATGTAGATGGACTTGGAATTGGTGATGTTGGTAACATCGTAATCAGAGATCGACAGAACTTATCGGAAAATGGTTTGATCACAGTATTAGTTACGCTACAAAAAGGAACGAACGAAGTGCTAGCAGGACCGGACATTGTCTCAAGAGGATTTGTTTATGTAAGAGAATCCGAGGCATTGATGGATGGAATCAGAGAGACGGTAAATCAAAGTCTTGATAACTGCTTAAGTCAGAAGAAACCAAAATGGAGTACGATCAAGACAACGATCAAAGATGATCTGAATGATTATCTTTGGAAGAAAATGAAACGAACTCCGGTTATTTTACCGATCATAGTAGAAGTATAA
- a CDS encoding NADH-dependent butanol dehydrogenase A, which produces MLFDFTYYNPTRIHFGKDSLNQLKGELESYGENVLLVYGRNSIKKIGLYDQLMTILEESGKNVVELAGVMSNPTYEKVLEGAKLVRDHKISLILAVGGGSVIDCSKAISVSAYCKGDAFTRYWLNFEPIDNEIVPVASVLTMVGTGSEMNGGSVVTNEEMKIKTGRVFDANVNPKFSILNPEYTFSVPQYQMVSGIFDIMSHLMEQYFSGTDNNTTDYVIESLLRSVIDNARVAIKNPTDYEARSNIMWSATLALNTVTGLSKEQDWEVHMIEHQLGAYTDCAHGMGLAAISIPYYRYIYKDGLDKFVRFAKEVWHVREEGKSKDEIALEGIASLEAFIKECGMVSSLRELGATKEMLPLIANSTVLGGGYKKVTAEDILTILEQCY; this is translated from the coding sequence ATGCTATTTGATTTTACTTATTACAATCCAACGAGAATCCATTTCGGAAAGGATTCTTTGAATCAATTAAAAGGTGAACTTGAAAGTTATGGAGAAAATGTATTATTAGTTTATGGTAGAAATTCCATCAAGAAGATCGGATTATATGATCAGTTAATGACTATCTTAGAAGAAAGTGGAAAGAACGTTGTTGAGTTAGCAGGCGTTATGTCAAATCCAACTTATGAAAAGGTATTAGAGGGAGCAAAGCTTGTTCGCGACCATAAGATTAGTTTGATCTTAGCTGTAGGCGGTGGTTCTGTCATCGATTGTTCGAAAGCGATTTCAGTGTCTGCTTATTGTAAAGGGGATGCTTTTACAAGATACTGGCTTAATTTTGAACCAATCGATAATGAGATCGTTCCAGTTGCTTCGGTATTAACTATGGTTGGTACAGGTTCTGAAATGAATGGCGGTTCGGTTGTAACCAATGAAGAAATGAAGATTAAGACAGGACGTGTCTTTGATGCGAATGTAAATCCAAAGTTCTCAATTTTAAATCCAGAGTATACGTTCTCAGTTCCACAGTATCAGATGGTAAGTGGTATCTTTGATATCATGTCGCATTTAATGGAGCAGTATTTCTCAGGTACTGACAACAATACAACTGATTATGTAATTGAGTCATTATTACGTTCGGTAATTGACAATGCAAGAGTTGCGATCAAGAATCCAACTGATTATGAAGCAAGAAGTAACATTATGTGGAGTGCAACATTAGCACTCAATACCGTTACTGGTCTTTCCAAAGAACAGGATTGGGAAGTTCATATGATCGAACATCAATTAGGTGCTTATACGGATTGTGCGCATGGTATGGGACTAGCAGCAATCTCAATTCCATATTACCGTTATATCTATAAAGATGGATTGGATAAGTTTGTACGTTTCGCTAAAGAAGTATGGCATGTAAGGGAAGAAGGAAAGTCAAAAGATGAGATCGCACTAGAAGGTATTGCTTCTCTAGAAGCCTTCATTAAAGAATGTGGTATGGTATCTTCTTTACGAGAACTTGGAGCAACGAAAGAAATGCTTCCATTGATCGCAAATTCTACAGTCTTAGGTGGAGGTTACAAAAAAGTTACCGCCGAAGATATCTTAACAATTTTAGAGCAATGTTATTAA
- a CDS encoding phosphate regulon transcriptional regulatory protein PhoB — protein sequence MEGYILIVDDDQDIRNLVGIYLGNEGFKYIKCDSANKAIELIESHKIDLIILDIMMPELDGIEACIKIRQRENMPIIFISAKSEDMDKIQGLMAGADDYLTKPFNPIELVTRVKAQLRRYKQYNEKYSNNTLLEYEDLVVNRDSRQAWVGGEEVRLTPKEYDILELLLLNKGMALSMAQIYEKVWREDFFRSENTVMVHIAKLRDKLNRGGETKYIQTIWGVGYKL from the coding sequence ATGGAAGGTTACATTTTGATCGTAGATGATGATCAGGATATTCGAAATTTAGTTGGAATTTATTTAGGAAACGAAGGATTTAAATATATTAAATGTGATAGTGCAAACAAAGCAATTGAGCTCATAGAGAGTCACAAAATAGACTTGATCATTTTAGATATTATGATGCCGGAACTTGATGGAATTGAAGCGTGTATCAAAATCCGACAGCGTGAGAATATGCCGATCATCTTTATATCAGCAAAATCAGAAGATATGGATAAAATACAAGGATTGATGGCAGGAGCGGATGATTATCTTACCAAACCATTTAATCCGATCGAACTGGTGACAAGAGTGAAGGCTCAATTACGAAGATATAAGCAATATAACGAGAAGTATTCGAACAATACATTATTAGAGTATGAGGATCTCGTGGTCAACCGAGACAGCAGACAGGCATGGGTTGGTGGAGAAGAGGTTAGATTAACACCCAAAGAATATGACATATTAGAATTGCTTTTATTAAATAAAGGAATGGCTCTAAGTATGGCTCAGATTTATGAAAAGGTGTGGAGAGAAGATTTCTTTCGTTCTGAGAACACGGTTATGGTGCATATCGCTAAGCTTAGAGATAAGTTAAATCGAGGCGGCGAAACGAAATATATTCAAACCATATGGGGAGTGGGATATAAATTATGA
- a CDS encoding sensory transduction protein kinase yields MALVNRKVRYIQYISEQVKKIELEGFGQTIEVRGNDELTDLSKGINLMSVKLREKIEQEKKIEQTKNELITNVSHDLRTPLTSIMGYVTLLQQNGIEDKDKFEEYISVVDRRLKGLNGMINELFEYTKMTSNEYQLNLSKIDLIVILNHLIQEYEIVFEKTGLIIEKHISLEQAYLMADAQKLIRVIQNLFDNARKYAAKGSKVIIRVYEQEDTFRFEIENQTDRTDLGDVNQIFERFYKGDRSRSEAESSGLGLSIVKRIVELHEGEITVRFKENRICFQLSLPLQNDE; encoded by the coding sequence ATGGCACTGGTAAATCGAAAGGTAAGATATATTCAGTATATTTCGGAGCAGGTAAAAAAGATTGAACTAGAAGGTTTTGGCCAGACGATAGAAGTAAGGGGGAATGATGAACTTACCGATCTAAGCAAAGGGATCAATTTAATGTCGGTTAAGCTAAGAGAGAAGATCGAACAAGAGAAGAAGATCGAACAGACAAAAAATGAATTGATCACCAATGTGTCCCACGACCTAAGGACACCATTAACTTCGATCATGGGGTATGTAACCCTCTTGCAGCAAAATGGAATCGAGGACAAGGATAAATTTGAAGAGTATATCAGTGTTGTAGATCGCAGATTAAAAGGGCTAAATGGCATGATAAATGAGCTATTTGAATACACAAAAATGACTTCCAATGAGTATCAGCTGAATTTATCTAAGATCGACCTGATCGTCATATTAAATCATCTGATCCAAGAGTATGAGATCGTGTTTGAAAAGACTGGATTGATAATAGAAAAGCACATTTCTTTAGAACAAGCTTATCTCATGGCGGATGCTCAAAAGTTGATCCGTGTGATACAGAATTTGTTTGATAATGCTAGAAAATATGCGGCAAAAGGAAGTAAGGTCATCATCCGCGTATATGAACAGGAAGATACTTTCCGATTTGAAATCGAGAATCAGACCGATCGAACCGATCTTGGTGATGTAAATCAAATCTTTGAGCGGTTTTATAAAGGCGATCGATCTCGAAGTGAAGCAGAGAGTTCAGGACTTGGGTTATCTATCGTAAAGCGAATTGTCGAATTACATGAAGGTGAAATCACAGTTCGTTTTAAGGAAAATAGAATCTGTTTTCAGCTGAGTTTACCCTTACAGAACGATGAATAA
- a CDS encoding ribosomal RNA adenine dimethylase domain protein codes for MLQFIKQYIKHPSKVGAVAPSSRYLAEQMMETINFNRCQCIVEYGAGTGVFTKEIIKRKKEDTLFLVIEENEVFYRELLQQFGEYENVRIIHGKAEQVDQYLKQYDQSKADYIVSGIPFASLPKVVSNQILRKTETVLGGKGVFITFQYTMFKKKLFERYFTVRRYKKVYRNVPPANVLVMKNKEGILC; via the coding sequence ATGTTACAGTTTATCAAGCAATATATCAAACATCCATCTAAAGTGGGGGCAGTTGCACCTAGCAGTAGATATTTAGCAGAGCAAATGATGGAAACAATAAATTTTAATAGATGTCAATGCATCGTAGAATATGGTGCGGGGACAGGCGTTTTTACAAAAGAGATCATTAAGAGAAAGAAAGAGGATACTTTATTTTTAGTAATTGAAGAAAATGAAGTCTTTTATCGTGAATTACTTCAGCAGTTCGGAGAATACGAAAATGTAAGGATCATACATGGAAAAGCGGAACAAGTAGATCAGTATCTAAAACAATATGATCAAAGTAAGGCTGACTACATCGTATCGGGAATTCCATTTGCTTCATTACCTAAAGTGGTTTCCAATCAAATCTTAAGAAAGACGGAAACCGTACTTGGAGGCAAAGGAGTATTTATCACCTTTCAATATACGATGTTTAAGAAGAAGTTGTTTGAACGATATTTCACAGTGCGCAGATATAAAAAGGTATATCGTAATGTTCCACCGGCAAATGTATTAGTAATGAAAAATAAGGAGGGCATATTATGTTAA
- a CDS encoding immunoreactive protein Se23.5, which produces MLILYFICCILQPICLPVPEMITVVWGLNELGAVPSFVFGVLGTVMGTGLMYQFACKASDWIITKLHYEDKIACFERYIRHYQILIVALLFVVPILPDEIIGIGAPLVGISFSKYMILAAISKTVSVGMITFSEQIGRAFSINKWQVIIIELGILMIISKAIRLIEHRKLFNENGV; this is translated from the coding sequence ATGTTAATATTATATTTTATCTGCTGTATCTTACAGCCAATCTGCCTTCCGGTTCCGGAGATGATAACGGTAGTATGGGGGCTGAATGAATTAGGAGCAGTACCAAGTTTCGTCTTTGGAGTCTTAGGTACTGTGATGGGAACTGGACTAATGTATCAGTTCGCTTGCAAAGCGTCCGACTGGATCATTACAAAACTTCATTATGAAGATAAGATCGCATGTTTTGAAAGATATATCAGACATTATCAAATACTAATCGTAGCACTCTTATTTGTAGTGCCGATCCTGCCAGATGAGATCATCGGGATTGGTGCGCCACTTGTCGGGATCAGCTTTTCTAAATATATGATTCTTGCAGCAATATCAAAAACTGTCTCTGTTGGAATGATCACCTTTTCCGAACAGATTGGAAGGGCATTTTCAATTAATAAATGGCAGGTTATTATAATTGAGTTAGGAATCTTAATGATCATTTCAAAAGCAATCAGACTGATAGAACATAGAAAGTTATTTAATGAGAATGGAGTATAA
- a CDS encoding methyl-accepting chemotaxis protein, translating to MENAYIEKANRLLLPLMGVSAIVITLLVFTKDFIEGIGFAVMVAILYSTVWYIVKKSSKTYLCAYVLPLTFLFGVYGYTVTSGGGSYVLFEFCMISMFCLLYADKKAFTVVAFIQDNLFLVTQYGLGINMLGKVERASIPIVHFFLLLVVQVLGTTIIKWIRSSEETIIKSQKEALQTIELIRQSGEILSEEVKNLEKSTEDTGEKSIKVTQAIEEIRKGAEVQVSQMVEVNHSVNGITGKVKSTVEFCDHLSEVSQELEQVTKDNLSEIHNIEGNIQSINQDMIEAKSTVEEFTVSMAEVIQVLAEIKQISGQINLLALNASIEAARAGDAGNGFAVVAEQVRVLSEQTKGTTDEIEKVIEKAQSKIGNITKVVESGEKRSEEGQEIIATMYQKFEQMVSDFQSIGQDIKKEHEQVGEIFTLIQEVEENVDGVTAITEEYVAASEEVTTLQSEQQEDIRRLSDVSKRINEQSIVLFEAAKTE from the coding sequence ATGGAAAATGCTTATATCGAAAAAGCCAATCGATTACTTTTGCCGTTAATGGGGGTTAGCGCAATTGTTATTACATTACTGGTTTTTACAAAAGATTTTATTGAAGGAATAGGTTTTGCTGTAATGGTCGCTATACTTTATTCAACGGTATGGTATATAGTGAAAAAGTCGTCAAAGACCTATTTATGTGCCTATGTGTTACCATTGACATTTTTATTTGGAGTATATGGATATACCGTAACAAGTGGCGGTGGAAGTTATGTTTTATTTGAATTTTGTATGATTTCTATGTTTTGCTTATTATATGCAGATAAGAAAGCATTTACAGTAGTAGCATTTATTCAGGATAATTTATTTTTAGTGACTCAATATGGATTGGGAATTAATATGCTTGGTAAGGTAGAACGAGCAAGTATACCGATCGTCCATTTCTTTTTATTACTTGTTGTTCAAGTATTAGGAACGACGATCATAAAATGGATCCGTAGTTCGGAAGAGACTATTATTAAGTCACAAAAAGAGGCATTACAAACGATAGAGCTTATTCGCCAATCCGGTGAAATTTTATCGGAAGAAGTAAAGAATCTAGAGAAAAGCACTGAGGATACGGGAGAAAAATCGATAAAGGTTACCCAAGCAATCGAAGAAATTCGAAAAGGAGCTGAGGTCCAAGTTTCACAGATGGTAGAAGTGAATCATTCGGTAAATGGAATTACAGGTAAGGTAAAGAGTACCGTTGAATTCTGTGATCATCTATCAGAGGTATCTCAGGAATTAGAACAGGTAACAAAGGATAATTTATCTGAAATTCATAATATAGAGGGTAATATTCAAAGTATCAATCAAGATATGATAGAAGCAAAAAGCACGGTAGAAGAGTTTACGGTAAGTATGGCAGAAGTCATTCAGGTACTTGCGGAAATCAAACAGATCTCAGGACAGATCAATCTATTAGCATTAAATGCTTCCATCGAAGCGGCTAGAGCTGGAGATGCGGGTAATGGCTTCGCTGTAGTAGCAGAGCAGGTTCGTGTACTATCGGAACAAACAAAGGGGACAACCGATGAAATCGAGAAAGTAATTGAAAAAGCACAGTCAAAGATTGGTAATATTACTAAGGTAGTTGAAAGTGGAGAAAAACGATCGGAAGAAGGTCAAGAGATCATAGCGACGATGTATCAGAAATTTGAGCAGATGGTTTCTGATTTCCAAAGTATTGGACAGGATATTAAGAAAGAACATGAGCAAGTGGGTGAAATCTTTACCTTGATCCAAGAAGTAGAAGAAAATGTGGATGGTGTGACAGCCATTACAGAAGAATACGTTGCGGCATCGGAAGAGGTAACAACTCTTCAGAGCGAGCAGCAGGAAGATATTAGACGTCTTAGCGATGTTTCAAAACGAATCAATGAACAATCAATAGTATTATTTGAAGCGGCAAAAACAGAATAG